In one Culex quinquefasciatus strain JHB chromosome 2, VPISU_Cqui_1.0_pri_paternal, whole genome shotgun sequence genomic region, the following are encoded:
- the LOC119766346 gene encoding uncharacterized protein LOC119766346 — MLLGYVTRSLQLGSGFNNPNPHTAPYVRVLSEIEAAVNERPNADLIRQDVSNAIINHVNYTKQSFHDEHESTRKEVQKTKQFLLERGLGCHQGGQGKTVVVMKREEYDEKMQALVSDVETYEQIARDQTKKTCESINKQIDEWANKGFIKQSEVKVYKLHNCNPPRVYGLPKTHKDGRPLRIINSTIGTATYKMARYLSNILNQVAGKTEHHIVNSFEFVEEIRGKQITEENILFSLDVVSLFTNVPVDFAIESRFGVPMGSPLSPAVSNIVLERIERAALENLMARGIVPVFFKRYVDDCLLCARLEDVEIVLEVFNSFHQRLQFTMEMEVDMKLKFLDVILRKRGNVITTEWAPKDVNGRYLDYTSGGGGGGGGGGGGGGGGGGGGGGGGGGGGGGGGGGGGGGGGGGGGGGGGGGGGGGGGGGGGGGGGGGGGGGGGGGGGGGGGGGGGGGGGGGGGGGGGGGGGCPCVQLQTPPTKSLRYLA, encoded by the exons ATGCTGCTTGGGTACGTAACCCGTTCGTTGCAGCTCGGCAGTGGTTTCAACAACCCAAACCCGCACACGGCACCGTACGTTCGGGTTCTGTCCGAGATAGAAGCTGCCGTGAACGAAAGACCGAATGCAGATCTGATTCGACAAGATGTGTCCAACGCGATCATCAACCACGTTAACTACACTAAGCAGTCTTTCCACGACGAGCACGAGAGCACACGAAAAGAAGTCCAAAAAACCAAGCAGTTCCTCTTGGAGAGGGGACTTGGTTGTCACCAAGGCGGACAAGGGAAGACAGTGGTGGTGATGAAGCGGGAGGAGTACGATGAGAAGATGCAAGCACTGGTGAGCGATGTGGAGACGTACGAGCAGATTGCGAGGGACCAGACCAAGAAGACATGCGAAAGTATCAACAAACAAATCGATGAATGGGCGAACAAGGGTTTCATCAAGCAATCGGAGGTGAAGGTGTACAAGCTACACAACTGTAACCCGCCACGTGTGTACGGGTTACCCAAAACGCACAAGGACGGGAGGCCGCTGAGGATCATCAACTCAACGATCGGTACGGCTACGTACAAGATGGCACGGTATCTGTCCAACATCCTCAACCAGGTAGCGGGTAAGACTGAGCACCACATCGTAAACAGTTTCGAGTTTGTGGAGGAAATCCGTGGGAAGCAAATAACGGAGGAGAACATTTTGTTTTCCCTTGACGTAGTGTCTCTCTTCACGAACGTGCCGGTCGATTTTGCCATTGAATCG AGGTTTGGTGTCCCGATGGGCTCTCCACTATCACCAGCGGTGTCGAACATCGTGCTGGAGAGAATTGAGAGAGCAGCTCTGGAGAACTTGATGGCCCGTGGGATCGTGCCAGTGTTCTTCAAGCGGTACGTCGATGACTGTTTGCTGTGTGCGAGATTGGAAGATGTTGAAATTGTACTGGAGGTTTTCAACAGTTTCCATCAGCGTTTGCAGTTTACGATGGAAATGGAAGTAGATATGAAGCTGAAGTTTCTAGACGTAATACTGCGAAAGAGAGGGAATGTGATCACAACAGAATGGGCGCCAAAAGATGTCAATGGAAGGTATTTGGATTACACGTCG ggaggaggaggaggaggaggaggaggaggaggaggaggaggaggaggaggaggaggaggaggaggaggaggaggaggaggaggaggaggaggaggaggaggaggaggaggaggaggaggaggaggaggaggaggaggaggaggaggaggaggaggaggaggaggaggaggaggaggaggaggaggaggaggaggaggaggaggaggaggaggaggaggaggaggaggaggaggaggaggaggaggaggaggaggaggaggaggaggaggaggaggaggaggaggaggaggaggaggaggctgCCCATGTGTTCAGCTGCAAACACCACCAACAAAGTCGTTGCGGTACCTGGCTTAA